One Mesorhizobium loti genomic window carries:
- a CDS encoding two-component system, sensor protein, producing MQLLAWVVLPLVGLVTINLWTSHRNALATADLVTDRMLMGSARAIAERVAVTDGVLDATIPPAALEMFDTGDRDSVYYHVKARGGRLLTGYPDLPEAVKYPGTEASYRDHLLRLLTYSHTVVGAGDDSPISVTVGVTLAGHDAMVRRLWFGAFAQQLALVAIAGLFVLLGLHRGLAPLIRLRDAVRSPSRSDLDPVEVPGAQSEIRPLIDALNVYMERVRAQMAAQRRFIANAAHQLRTPLALLSTQASYALRETVSDARQEALVALQTSSGKLARLAEQLLTLSRAEPGSRRPRADRIDLTEAARHVLEAQAPLAISRNIDLGLEEAGPVPVIGDGTMLREMIVNLVDNALRYSRSGGSVTVRLAAVDGEAMLTVSDDGPGIPVDERDHVFERFYRIAGSTEEGSGLGLAIVREVVENAAGRVTLRDGAAGGLVVEVRLPLAGS from the coding sequence TTGCAACTGCTGGCCTGGGTGGTCTTGCCGCTCGTTGGGCTGGTCACCATCAATCTGTGGACCAGCCATCGCAACGCGCTGGCAACCGCGGATCTGGTCACCGATCGCATGCTGATGGGCTCGGCCCGGGCTATTGCCGAACGTGTCGCCGTGACTGACGGCGTGCTCGACGCCACGATACCACCGGCGGCGCTCGAGATGTTCGACACCGGCGACCGCGACAGCGTCTACTACCATGTCAAGGCCCGTGGAGGGCGGCTGCTGACCGGCTATCCCGACCTGCCGGAGGCGGTGAAGTATCCCGGCACCGAGGCAAGCTATCGGGACCATCTGCTGAGATTGCTTACTTACAGCCATACGGTGGTCGGCGCCGGAGACGACTCGCCGATATCAGTTACCGTTGGCGTCACGCTTGCCGGACATGATGCCATGGTGCGGCGTCTCTGGTTTGGCGCCTTTGCCCAGCAGCTGGCACTGGTGGCGATTGCCGGCCTGTTCGTTCTGCTCGGCCTGCATCGCGGCCTTGCACCGTTGATCCGGTTGCGCGACGCGGTGCGCTCGCCAAGTCGCAGCGATCTCGACCCGGTCGAGGTGCCAGGTGCGCAAAGCGAGATCCGCCCGCTGATCGATGCGCTCAACGTCTATATGGAGCGCGTGCGGGCGCAGATGGCAGCCCAGCGCCGCTTCATCGCCAACGCCGCGCACCAGCTGCGCACGCCGCTGGCGCTGCTGTCGACGCAAGCGAGCTACGCGCTGCGCGAAACTGTCTCCGACGCACGCCAGGAGGCGCTGGTGGCGCTGCAGACAAGCTCCGGCAAGCTGGCGCGGTTGGCAGAACAGTTGCTCACCCTGTCGCGAGCGGAACCGGGCAGCCGGCGACCGCGCGCCGACCGCATCGACCTGACCGAAGCGGCCCGACACGTGCTGGAGGCGCAAGCGCCGCTGGCAATCAGTCGCAACATCGATCTCGGCCTTGAGGAGGCCGGCCCCGTGCCGGTCATCGGCGACGGCACCATGCTGCGCGAGATGATCGTCAACCTCGTCGACAACGCGCTGCGCTACTCCAGATCAGGCGGCAGCGTCACGGTGAGGCTGGCAGCCGTCGATGGCGAAGCCATGCTGACGGTCTCCGACGACGGTCCGGGCATCCCTGTGGACGAAAGAGACCATGTGTTCGAGCGCTTCTACCGCATCGCCGGTTCGACCGAGGAAGGCAGCGGGCTGGGGCTCGCCATAGTGCGCGAGGTCGTCGAAAATGCCGCCGGCCGCGTCACCCTGCGGGATGGCGCGGCCGGCGGTCTGGTGGTCGAGGTCAGGCTGCCACTGGCAGGCAGCTGA
- a CDS encoding two-component response regulator: MRLLLVEDNHELADWLGKTLRQANYVVDIVHEGEDVEHALAAGDHALVILDLALPRMSGLEVLRMLRARGNRVPVIVLTANASLDGRVKGLNEGADDYLAKPFQVEELEARIRAQLRRANDRTAPVVACGDLVFDTNTRLFSLAGETLALTPREHAVLEQLMVKAGRTVSKAALSAAIYDFETDADPSAIEIYVHRVRKKLEGSRVQIATLRGLGYLLRHED; the protein is encoded by the coding sequence ATGCGACTGCTGCTTGTTGAGGACAATCACGAACTGGCCGACTGGTTAGGCAAGACCTTGCGCCAGGCGAATTATGTCGTCGACATCGTCCATGAGGGCGAGGATGTCGAGCATGCGTTGGCCGCTGGCGACCACGCGCTTGTCATCCTCGACCTGGCGCTGCCGCGCATGAGCGGCCTGGAGGTGCTGCGCATGCTGCGGGCGCGCGGCAACCGGGTGCCGGTGATCGTGCTGACTGCCAATGCCAGCCTCGACGGTCGGGTCAAGGGGCTCAATGAAGGCGCCGACGACTATCTGGCCAAGCCATTCCAGGTCGAGGAGCTCGAGGCGCGCATCCGGGCGCAGCTGCGACGCGCCAATGACCGGACCGCGCCTGTCGTTGCCTGCGGCGATCTCGTCTTCGACACCAACACACGGCTGTTTTCGCTGGCCGGCGAGACACTGGCGCTGACGCCGCGCGAACATGCGGTGCTGGAGCAATTGATGGTCAAGGCCGGGCGTACGGTGAGCAAGGCAGCGCTTTCGGCGGCGATCTACGACTTCGAGACAGACGCCGACCCCAGCGCCATCGAGATCTATGTGCACCGTGTGCGCAAGAAGCTCGAGGGGTCGCGGGTCCAGATCGCCACCTTGCGTGGCCTCGGCTATCTCTTGCGACATGAGGATTAA